A window from Sinorhizobium fredii encodes these proteins:
- a CDS encoding calcium-binding protein, with translation MVTRIYGTNYADILKQNSYIEVEIYGYDGDDDIYLNRTDSYGGYNYVDAGYGNDLVVNSYEGGNDIYMGAGNDIYVADIRARDTSSYDVVYAGSGNDRFEIDGYASDYYGESGNDTFLSAGFNNYFNGGTGIDTVSYQFQDDWSSERGKGVTIDLGNKYATTGSGRREDLISIENATGTNYGHDDITGSSVANTLRGLGGHDIIEGLAGDDFLDGGSGDDDLYGGSGADIMRGGSGFDYLVGGTGTDSFDFNAISESVVGSRRDVIADFRRSEFDVIDLSTIDADTTWSGNQKFTFIGGSAFSGDAGELNFRSGVLSGDVNGDGYADFQIKVNGVTSLRVDDFFL, from the coding sequence ATGGTCACGCGCATCTACGGTACGAATTACGCCGATATCCTCAAGCAGAACAGCTATATCGAGGTCGAAATCTATGGCTATGACGGCGACGACGACATCTACCTGAACAGGACCGACAGCTACGGCGGATACAACTACGTCGATGCGGGCTACGGCAATGATCTCGTGGTGAATTCCTACGAGGGCGGCAACGACATTTATATGGGTGCCGGAAACGACATCTATGTTGCCGACATCCGGGCACGCGACACGAGCTCCTACGATGTCGTCTATGCCGGCAGCGGCAATGACCGCTTCGAAATCGACGGCTATGCCAGCGACTATTACGGCGAAAGTGGCAACGACACCTTCCTCTCGGCCGGATTCAACAACTACTTCAACGGCGGCACCGGCATCGACACCGTCAGCTACCAGTTCCAGGACGACTGGAGCTCGGAGCGCGGCAAGGGCGTGACGATCGACCTCGGCAACAAATACGCGACCACCGGCAGCGGCCGGCGCGAGGACCTCATTAGCATCGAGAACGCCACCGGCACGAATTACGGCCATGACGATATCACCGGCAGTTCTGTTGCCAACACGCTGCGCGGGCTGGGCGGCCACGACATTATCGAGGGCCTCGCCGGCGACGACTTCCTTGACGGCGGCAGCGGTGACGACGATCTCTATGGCGGCTCCGGCGCCGATATCATGCGCGGCGGCAGTGGCTTCGACTATCTGGTCGGCGGGACCGGCACCGACAGCTTCGATTTCAACGCGATCTCCGAATCGGTGGTCGGCTCCCGCCGCGACGTGATCGCCGATTTCCGCCGCTCCGAGTTCGACGTCATCGACCTTTCGACGATCGATGCCGACACGACCTGGAGCGGCAATCAGAAATTCACCTTCATCGGCGGCAGCGCGTTTTCGGGAGACGCCGGCGAACTGAACTTCCGCTCCGGCGTCCTGTCCGGCGACGTCAACGGCGACGGCTATGCCGACTTCCAGATCAAGGTGAACGGCGTCACCAGCCTGCGGGTCGACGATTTCTTCCTCTGA
- a CDS encoding site-specific DNA-methyltransferase produces the protein MSSVVSLAEISRAARPLSWLDSIIKGDCVAALNALPDNSVDVVFADPPYNLQLGGMLHRPDQSLVDAVDDEWDQFASFEAYDAFTRAWLLACRRVLKPTGTLWVIGSYHNIFRVGAILQDLHFWILNDIIWRKTNPMPNFKGRRFQNAHETLIWATPNAKAKGYTFNYEAMKAANDDVQMRSDWLFPICSGSERLKGDDGKKVHPTQKPEALLARILMASTKPGDVVLDPFFGSGTTGAVAKRLGRHFVGIEREQDYIDAAAERIAAVEPLGKATLSVMTGKKAEPRVAFNTLVESGLIKPGTVLTDAKRRYSAIVRADGTLASGGEAGSIHRLGAKVQGLDACNGWTFWHFEEGNTLKPIDELRSVIRNDLAKLN, from the coding sequence ATGTCTTCAGTTGTTTCGCTTGCCGAAATCTCCCGAGCCGCCCGTCCGCTGAGCTGGCTGGACAGCATCATCAAAGGAGATTGCGTGGCTGCGCTGAACGCGCTCCCCGACAATTCGGTCGACGTCGTCTTCGCCGATCCGCCCTATAATCTGCAGCTGGGCGGCATGCTGCACCGGCCGGACCAGTCGCTGGTCGACGCTGTCGACGACGAATGGGACCAGTTCGCTTCCTTCGAGGCCTATGATGCCTTCACCCGCGCCTGGCTGCTTGCCTGCCGCCGCGTGTTGAAGCCGACCGGCACACTCTGGGTAATCGGCTCCTACCACAATATCTTCCGGGTCGGCGCGATCCTGCAGGACTTGCATTTCTGGATCCTGAACGACATCATCTGGCGCAAGACCAATCCGATGCCGAACTTCAAGGGTCGCCGCTTCCAGAACGCCCACGAAACGCTGATCTGGGCGACGCCGAACGCCAAGGCCAAGGGCTACACCTTCAATTACGAGGCGATGAAGGCCGCGAACGACGACGTGCAGATGCGCTCCGACTGGCTGTTCCCGATCTGCTCCGGTTCGGAGCGGCTGAAGGGCGACGACGGCAAGAAGGTGCATCCGACGCAGAAGCCGGAAGCGTTGCTCGCCCGCATCCTGATGGCTTCGACCAAGCCCGGCGACGTGGTGCTCGATCCCTTCTTCGGCTCCGGCACCACCGGCGCGGTTGCAAAGCGCCTCGGCCGCCATTTCGTCGGCATCGAGCGCGAACAGGACTATATCGACGCCGCAGCCGAACGCATCGCCGCAGTCGAGCCGCTCGGCAAGGCGACTCTGTCCGTGATGACCGGTAAGAAGGCCGAACCGCGCGTCGCTTTCAATACGCTCGTCGAGAGCGGCTTGATCAAGCCCGGCACGGTGCTGACCGATGCTAAGCGCCGCTACAGCGCCATCGTGCGCGCCGACGGCACGCTTGCCTCTGGCGGCGAGGCCGGCTCGATCCACCGCCTCGGCGCCAAGGTTCAGGGCCTCGACGCCTGCAACGGGTGGACGTTCTGGCATTTCGAAGAAGGGAATACTCTGAAGCCGATCGACGAACTCAGATCCGTCATTCGAAATGACCTGGCAAAACTGAACTGA
- a CDS encoding antibiotic biosynthesis monooxygenase family protein: protein MIAVIFEVLPAEGKREAYLALAADLRSLLDGIDGFISIERFQSLTDPNKLLSLSFWRDEAAVKAWRNGAEHRAAQAAGRNGVFADYRLRIAAVVRDYGLNERHEAPADSREWHEHDTN from the coding sequence ATGATCGCGGTGATTTTTGAGGTTCTGCCGGCCGAGGGCAAGCGCGAAGCCTATCTCGCCCTTGCCGCCGACCTGCGGTCGCTGCTCGACGGGATAGACGGCTTCATCTCGATCGAGCGATTCCAGAGCCTTACCGATCCGAACAAGCTGCTGTCGCTCTCCTTCTGGCGCGACGAAGCGGCGGTGAAGGCCTGGCGCAATGGTGCGGAACATCGCGCGGCACAGGCCGCGGGGAGGAATGGCGTCTTCGCCGACTATCGCCTGCGGATCGCGGCGGTCGTTCGCGACTACGGCCTCAACGAACGGCATGAGGCGCCAGCGGACAGCCGGGAGTGGCACGAGCACGATACGAACTGA
- a CDS encoding HAD family hydrolase: MSSVDIRHIVFDIGKVLIHYDPQIPYARIIPDEAERSWFFANVCTHDWNIEQDRGRSWEEAEALLIEEHPERQEHIRAFRRHWHEMVPHAYEDTVALMESLIAEGRDVTMLTNFASDTFREAQKRFPFLTLPRGVTVSGDVGLIKPDVEIYWTHARTFGLDPAATIFIDDSLANVEGARAAGWQAVHFVDAQRLRADLAAYGVQPLDVLDGVGPAVATQA, translated from the coding sequence ATGAGCAGCGTCGACATCCGCCACATCGTTTTCGACATCGGCAAGGTGCTGATCCATTACGATCCGCAGATCCCCTACGCGCGGATCATCCCGGACGAGGCGGAACGCAGCTGGTTCTTCGCCAATGTCTGTACCCACGACTGGAACATCGAACAGGACCGGGGCCGTTCCTGGGAGGAGGCCGAGGCGCTGTTGATCGAGGAGCATCCGGAACGGCAAGAGCATATCCGCGCCTTCCGCCGGCATTGGCACGAGATGGTGCCGCACGCCTATGAAGATACGGTCGCGCTGATGGAAAGCCTGATCGCCGAAGGCCGCGACGTGACGATGCTGACCAACTTCGCCTCCGACACGTTCCGCGAGGCGCAGAAGCGCTTTCCCTTCCTGACGCTGCCGCGCGGCGTCACGGTTTCGGGCGACGTCGGGCTGATCAAGCCGGATGTCGAAATCTACTGGACCCATGCCCGTACCTTCGGTCTCGACCCCGCGGCGACGATCTTCATCGACGACAGCCTGGCCAATGTTGAAGGCGCCCGGGCGGCGGGCTGGCAGGCCGTGCACTTCGTCGATGCCCAAAGGCTGAGGGCCGATCTGGCAGCCTATGGCGTGCAACCGTTGGACGTGCTTGACGGTGTCGGTCCGGCAGTGGCGACCCAGGCCTGA